A section of the Paenibacillus odorifer genome encodes:
- a CDS encoding ABC transporter substrate-binding protein: MKVGKAFGVGILSTALALSVIGCAKDETNTATKATDGPKASENATSKPEEKVKIIYSMWGSAEEGNVTQGVADKFNASQDRIEVEVQAIPWENYMTKLNTMATAEQLPDTGMLREDGVVQWSTQGMLNDVNTMYEGSDSKPLDSLAYKYQGKTVAYAAANEILLLYYNKDIFDKANVPYPPAALDKAWTWEEFVTTAKKLTLDKNGKHPDESGFNEQSIVQFGASVENLPWQLETWALGNGGGFYSGDGTEVRIGEDASIEGIQKVADLYLKDHVAPLSVGQTDDGIQRTIIAGTVAMATNGAWNVGTSLNTAKNEGLNYGVAVLPYMKDKVTLNTGGANVVFSQTKHPKEAMEWLKWYNSEENNWGLISSGIWMPTLEKWYTDETLTRKWVENPNFPVYDEYKSAVVDYAQSPAVKPAAWFYTNHTTEFNTLLGSVLGDVWTGKTTAKDAISKNLDALKAAHLGN, from the coding sequence ATGAAGGTAGGTAAAGCATTCGGGGTAGGTATTCTTTCAACTGCACTAGCATTAAGTGTCATTGGCTGCGCGAAAGATGAGACAAACACAGCAACCAAGGCAACTGATGGACCCAAAGCATCTGAGAACGCCACCTCCAAGCCTGAGGAGAAGGTCAAAATTATCTATTCGATGTGGGGAAGTGCGGAAGAGGGAAATGTAACCCAGGGAGTGGCGGATAAGTTTAATGCTTCTCAAGACAGAATTGAAGTAGAAGTACAAGCAATTCCTTGGGAAAACTACATGACCAAGCTGAATACAATGGCTACGGCAGAGCAATTACCTGATACAGGGATGCTCAGAGAAGATGGGGTCGTTCAGTGGTCTACCCAAGGCATGCTGAATGATGTAAATACAATGTACGAAGGAAGCGACAGCAAACCACTGGATAGCCTAGCCTACAAATATCAAGGGAAAACCGTAGCCTACGCGGCTGCCAATGAAATCTTACTCCTCTATTACAACAAAGATATATTCGACAAAGCCAATGTACCCTATCCCCCGGCTGCTCTGGATAAAGCGTGGACATGGGAGGAATTTGTAACAACAGCAAAGAAGCTGACCCTTGATAAAAATGGTAAACATCCTGATGAGAGTGGCTTTAATGAGCAGAGTATCGTTCAGTTTGGCGCATCCGTTGAAAACTTACCATGGCAGCTTGAGACCTGGGCGCTTGGTAATGGTGGGGGGTTCTATTCGGGTGATGGGACTGAGGTGAGAATTGGAGAAGACGCCAGTATAGAGGGAATTCAGAAGGTTGCAGATCTTTACTTGAAGGATCATGTTGCTCCGTTGTCTGTCGGACAGACTGATGATGGCATTCAACGAACCATTATCGCAGGGACTGTTGCCATGGCTACTAACGGTGCGTGGAACGTGGGAACTAGTCTCAATACGGCTAAGAATGAAGGCCTGAACTATGGCGTTGCAGTATTGCCTTACATGAAGGATAAGGTTACCCTCAACACGGGTGGCGCCAATGTCGTGTTCTCCCAGACTAAGCATCCAAAAGAAGCGATGGAATGGCTGAAATGGTACAACTCAGAAGAAAATAACTGGGGCCTCATTAGCTCGGGAATCTGGATGCCGACACTGGAGAAGTGGTACACGGATGAGACCCTTACCCGTAAATGGGTCGAAAATCCTAACTTCCCTGTTTATGACGAATATAAATCTGCAGTAGTCGATTATGCGCAATCACCTGCTGTGAAGCCCGCAGCGTGGTTCTATACGAATCATACGACGGAGTTTAACACCTTACTCGGGTCGGTTCTAGGGGATGTATGGACGGGAAAGACGACCGCTAAGGATGCTATTTCTAAAAATCTGGATGCGTTGAAAGCAGCCCATTTAGGCAATTAG
- a CDS encoding carbohydrate ABC transporter permease, with amino-acid sequence MEMINKSPKRRSRIHAGEARAAYILLIPAFIGLIFLTYLPLIGVLGISLTNWTGLSDPKFVGFENYINLFTTDPYIKDSIIATVYFAVLSVVGGMIYSLFIAMLLNRKIPARGFFRAVFYVPYVLPAAAIYVGWSWLYEANFGFFNFILSEIGLNKVSFIADSSYVIPSLSLISVWLSGNLIVIFLAGLQNVPVVYHEAAEMDGANGWKRFLHITLPCMSPIIFYNLLMSLIANLQIVTPALSLTNGGPGNSSRFLTYLMYDQAFVNYKLGYACATTAVIFVILAGFTGVLFKTSNLWIFNEGGDDK; translated from the coding sequence ATGGAAATGATTAATAAATCTCCGAAACGTCGTTCACGTATCCATGCAGGTGAGGCACGAGCCGCGTATATATTATTGATCCCTGCCTTCATTGGCCTGATCTTTCTAACGTATCTACCTCTTATTGGGGTGCTCGGGATCAGCTTAACGAATTGGACGGGACTTTCAGACCCAAAATTTGTTGGCTTCGAGAATTATATTAATCTATTTACCACTGATCCTTATATTAAAGATTCTATTATAGCTACGGTCTACTTTGCCGTCTTATCGGTAGTTGGAGGTATGATTTATTCACTTTTTATTGCGATGCTACTGAATCGTAAAATTCCGGCAAGAGGGTTTTTCCGAGCTGTTTTCTATGTACCGTACGTTTTGCCGGCAGCCGCAATATATGTAGGATGGTCTTGGTTATACGAAGCTAATTTTGGATTTTTTAACTTTATTCTCTCTGAGATTGGTTTGAACAAAGTTTCTTTTATCGCGGATTCCAGCTATGTCATTCCATCTCTATCCTTGATCTCGGTTTGGCTGTCAGGTAACTTAATTGTTATTTTCTTAGCTGGGCTGCAGAATGTTCCGGTCGTCTACCATGAAGCGGCTGAAATGGATGGTGCGAATGGATGGAAACGATTCTTGCATATCACTTTACCGTGCATGTCGCCCATTATCTTTTACAATTTGTTAATGAGCTTGATTGCCAATCTCCAAATTGTTACGCCGGCTCTTTCATTAACGAATGGCGGTCCGGGTAATTCTTCACGATTTTTAACTTATCTGATGTATGATCAAGCTTTTGTAAATTATAAATTGGGGTATGCTTGTGCGACAACGGCCGTTATTTTTGTTATTCTTGCAGGCTTTACTGGTGTATTATTCAAAACCTCCAATCTATGGATCTTTAATGAAGGAGGCGATGACAAATGA
- a CDS encoding carbohydrate ABC transporter permease, giving the protein MSVATYGRLKSKKRNNQWMNLISFVVVIFFTILVLFPIWWIFRTSLMSNAEIYKYPPSLLPGSWLFSNYAETLEIFKFWKYLWNTMIIIVPACLAGTFTATLCGYAFARLRFRGKKLIWALCVGSMLLPAMVTLIPLYIGWTRGLGIHDSYLPLILPYFCGGGAFNIFLIRQFIMSIPRELDQAATIDGAGYYRILFSIIMPAIKSAMIVVALFIFIGLWNDLLQQMIYINSSDKYTIALGLTAFRGQLKQDWSLTMAATCMSFAPGVIFYLIGQKYFVEGIVLTGLKN; this is encoded by the coding sequence ATGAGTGTAGCCACATACGGAAGATTAAAGAGCAAAAAACGTAATAATCAATGGATGAACCTGATCTCGTTTGTCGTTGTCATTTTTTTTACTATACTCGTGCTCTTTCCAATCTGGTGGATATTTCGCACGTCGCTCATGTCGAATGCCGAGATATACAAATATCCGCCTTCACTGCTGCCAGGAAGTTGGTTGTTTTCAAACTATGCAGAAACGCTAGAGATTTTTAAGTTTTGGAAATATTTATGGAACACCATGATTATTATTGTACCCGCTTGTTTGGCAGGAACCTTTACAGCGACCTTATGCGGTTATGCTTTTGCAAGACTGCGTTTTCGGGGCAAAAAATTGATTTGGGCGCTTTGTGTCGGTTCGATGCTTCTACCTGCCATGGTTACTCTTATTCCACTATATATTGGGTGGACGAGAGGCTTAGGAATCCATGACAGCTATCTGCCGTTGATTTTGCCTTATTTCTGTGGTGGTGGCGCTTTTAATATCTTTTTGATTAGGCAGTTTATCATGTCTATTCCGAGAGAGCTTGATCAAGCAGCAACGATCGATGGTGCTGGATATTACCGCATTTTGTTCAGCATTATTATGCCGGCCATTAAATCTGCAATGATCGTTGTGGCATTATTTATCTTTATCGGTTTATGGAATGATCTACTTCAACAGATGATTTACATAAACTCAAGCGATAAGTACACGATAGCCTTGGGACTAACCGCTTTTAGAGGACAACTAAAGCAGGACTGGTCGCTGACGATGGCGGCTACGTGTATGTCCTTTGCGCCGGGCGTCATTTTTTATCTGATTGGTCAAAAATATTTCGTAGAAGGAATCGTGTTGACAGGACTGAAAAATTAG
- a CDS encoding MerR family transcriptional regulator, producing MKTYSISEVAEYFNMTSHTLRYYDKEGLLPFIERTPSGKRVFKETDMDALKVIECLKSSGMPIKEIKHFIEWCSEGDSTLQQRYDMFLERKASVEAQMEELRKTMEVIEHKCFYYKTALDSGTEDVHKKNNIKSAFTH from the coding sequence ATGAAGACATACTCCATAAGTGAAGTTGCAGAATACTTTAATATGACATCACATACCCTGCGTTACTATGACAAGGAGGGGCTTTTGCCTTTTATAGAAAGAACCCCCAGCGGGAAACGCGTTTTCAAAGAAACGGATATGGACGCTTTAAAAGTAATTGAATGCCTGAAGTCATCCGGGATGCCGATTAAGGAAATAAAACATTTCATTGAGTGGTGCTCTGAAGGGGACTCCACCTTGCAACAGAGATATGACATGTTCCTGGAGCGAAAAGCTTCCGTAGAAGCACAGATGGAAGAATTAAGAAAAACGATGGAAGTCATAGAACATAAATGCTTCTACTACAAGACCGCCTTGGATAGCGGCACGGAAGATGTTCATAAAAAAAATAACATTAAGAGTGCATTTACTC
- a CDS encoding NAD(P)-dependent alcohol dehydrogenase: MIKVNARATFSQEGPFKLTTIERRNLQPHDVLIEIKYAGICHSDIHTARGEWGPVKYPLVPGHEIAGIVSQVGSEVTKYTVGDRVGVGCMVDSCGECSNCQKGEEQYCLSGNTGTYGAIDRHGHYTQGGYSTHIVVTEDFVVRIPDAIPLDAAAPLLCAGITTYSPLRHWGAAPGKKVAVVGLGGLGHMAVKIAHAMGAEVTVLSQSLKKKEDGLQLGADHYYATSDPETFKQLAGSFDLIVNTVSAQIDIDAYLSLLALDGTLVNVGAPADPLAVNVFSLIGHRRSFAGSMIGGIRETQEMLNFCAEHNIASEIEVISADRIDEAWERVLASDVRYRFVIDISTMGNE; this comes from the coding sequence ATGATAAAAGTTAATGCACGCGCTACATTCAGTCAGGAAGGCCCGTTCAAGCTAACTACAATCGAACGCCGGAATCTGCAGCCGCACGATGTTCTTATAGAGATTAAATACGCGGGCATTTGCCACTCGGATATTCATACAGCCCGCGGGGAGTGGGGACCGGTTAAGTATCCACTTGTTCCAGGGCATGAGATCGCCGGTATTGTCAGCCAGGTCGGTTCCGAAGTTACAAAGTACACAGTTGGCGATCGTGTAGGGGTAGGTTGTATGGTTGACTCCTGTGGAGAGTGCAGTAATTGCCAGAAAGGTGAGGAGCAGTATTGCCTGAGTGGAAATACGGGCACCTATGGAGCTATCGACCGGCACGGTCACTATACACAGGGCGGATATTCCACGCACATCGTTGTAACAGAAGACTTCGTGGTCCGGATTCCTGACGCTATTCCGCTTGACGCGGCTGCACCGCTTTTGTGTGCAGGAATCACCACCTATTCACCGCTGCGCCATTGGGGAGCCGCTCCCGGCAAAAAAGTAGCTGTAGTGGGTCTTGGCGGGCTTGGACACATGGCTGTGAAGATTGCTCATGCTATGGGAGCTGAGGTTACTGTGTTATCACAGTCACTGAAGAAGAAGGAAGACGGATTGCAATTAGGAGCGGATCATTATTATGCCACAAGCGATCCGGAGACATTTAAGCAGCTTGCCGGTTCATTCGATCTAATCGTGAATACAGTAAGCGCACAGATTGATATCGATGCCTATCTTTCACTTCTAGCGCTGGATGGTACATTAGTCAATGTCGGTGCGCCTGCTGATCCATTGGCAGTTAACGTATTCTCGCTGATCGGCCACCGCCGTTCGTTTGCCGGATCGATGATTGGCGGAATCCGTGAAACGCAGGAAATGCTTAATTTCTGCGCTGAACATAATATTGCATCTGAAATCGAGGTCATTTCTGCTGACCGGATAGATGAAGCCTGGGAGCGTGTGCTTGCTTCAGATGTCCGTTACCGGTTTGTCATCGACATCAGCACGATGGGGAACGAATAA
- a CDS encoding MATE family efflux transporter: protein MNTVTQINNSKDKQTHFILNGNLWNIMVQLSWPAIIAMVLYGLNAVIAAVFVGRFVGEEALAGVSVAYPLTQISLGLGSLIGVGAGSALSLALGRQDKEMQKRLMGNVNYLSILVTLVYMVLGLLFSTQLVRIMGGEGETLALGDSYFRITVIGSFFWIYGLAANMIVRAEGKMKSAAVVMGIGLAVDVLSNYILVAWLDFGVEGAAWATNIGMLVYTLLGWIYFGKGFASFRTNVFAIYRDAATIKSIVGLGMSSFIMNFMNLVQAVVVFNALSRYGTTADIAFYGVVFRVFTFLLTPIFGLMRALQPVIGINFGAEQYERAIKAYKIFTLVSMLLTLPFWIISMISPASILGLMLPDQIFKTSEMLYFRLNMAVLPLLSLIFMAMTFFPAINKGKPAAVIGITRQLVFYVPVMLVLPRWLGVSGVYWGSLVIDSVVVVWTVILVTKEFTRLRAKSKLARTYNM from the coding sequence ATGAACACTGTAACACAGATAAACAACAGCAAAGACAAGCAGACGCATTTTATTCTCAACGGTAATCTATGGAATATTATGGTCCAGTTATCATGGCCCGCTATCATCGCAATGGTTCTCTATGGCTTAAATGCGGTTATTGCCGCTGTATTTGTGGGAAGGTTTGTCGGAGAGGAAGCACTGGCTGGGGTTTCGGTAGCTTATCCTTTAACCCAGATCAGCTTGGGACTGGGCTCCTTGATCGGGGTGGGTGCCGGTTCTGCTTTAAGTTTAGCCCTCGGCAGGCAGGACAAAGAAATGCAGAAGCGTTTGATGGGGAATGTTAATTATCTGTCCATCCTTGTAACGCTTGTCTATATGGTGTTAGGTTTATTATTCTCCACACAGCTGGTGCGAATTATGGGAGGAGAAGGGGAAACTCTGGCTCTTGGAGACAGCTATTTTAGAATTACGGTGATCGGTTCATTTTTCTGGATTTATGGACTGGCTGCCAACATGATTGTGCGTGCCGAAGGGAAAATGAAATCGGCAGCCGTGGTAATGGGCATTGGACTGGCAGTTGATGTATTGTCCAATTATATTCTGGTAGCCTGGCTGGATTTTGGAGTAGAGGGTGCTGCCTGGGCTACAAATATCGGGATGCTGGTCTACACCTTGCTGGGATGGATTTATTTTGGCAAAGGATTTGCCTCATTCCGAACGAATGTCTTTGCAATCTATCGGGATGCTGCCACAATCAAATCCATAGTTGGACTGGGAATGTCCTCTTTCATTATGAACTTTATGAATCTGGTACAGGCTGTTGTAGTATTTAATGCACTGTCGAGATACGGGACTACAGCAGATATTGCATTTTATGGTGTGGTTTTCCGTGTATTCACCTTCCTGTTGACGCCGATATTCGGATTAATGCGCGCCTTGCAGCCAGTCATCGGCATTAATTTTGGAGCAGAACAGTATGAGCGCGCCATCAAAGCCTATAAAATATTCACACTCGTCTCCATGCTGCTGACTTTGCCTTTCTGGATAATTTCCATGATCTCGCCGGCTTCCATTCTGGGACTAATGCTGCCGGATCAAATCTTTAAAACCAGCGAAATGTTATATTTCCGGTTGAACATGGCGGTTCTGCCGTTATTGTCGCTCATTTTTATGGCCATGACCTTTTTCCCTGCGATTAATAAAGGGAAGCCGGCGGCCGTTATCGGCATCACCAGACAACTTGTTTTTTATGTGCCAGTGATGCTTGTTTTGCCAAGATGGTTAGGCGTCTCCGGAGTATATTGGGGTTCGCTTGTGATTGATTCTGTGGTTGTAGTGTGGACGGTAATCCTGGTAACTAAGGAATTCACCCGGCTCAGAGCTAAGTCCAAGCTAGCCAGGACTTACAATATGTGA